Genomic window (Propionibacteriaceae bacterium ZF39):
ATTGGGCACGTCGGATAATGCTCCCTCACCTGAGGGCACCACCGACACGGCAACGGCGCCGATCCGCTCGCAAGGAGCACGAGGTCAGCGCATTCCAGCCACCCCTCGGCGACCTTGCACGACTGGGAAGGCTCACCGAGATGACAGCTCCGGCGCTCGTCCTGCTCGCCCATGGCAGCACCAGCAACAAAGTGGCTGAAGTAGCCCACGCCATGCGAGTCGGGCTCCAGACCGCGCGACCGGAAGTATCCGTGCACGCGTGCTTCCTCGATCATTGCCCACCGAGCGGTCCTCAGGTCATCGCCCGGATTGCCCGCTCGCGCACGACCGAAGTCGTGTTCGTGCCCATGAACCTGGCCTCCACCTTCGGCACCGATCCCGGCGTCGACAAGATGGTCGAGACCGTCTCCGCCGCGCATCCCAAGCTCCGCTTCGCCGTGTCCCGCCCGGTCGGCCCCGAGGCGAGCCTGCTCTCCCTCGTGGATCGCCGGCTGCGTGACGCCCTGTCCGCGGCCCATGCCTACGAGCTCGACGGGCTGGTGCTGTGTGCGGAGGGTACGCACGATCAGCGCAGCCAGTCGCTCCTCTCCCGCCGCGCCCGCCAGTGGTCGATGCACCACAAGC
Coding sequences:
- a CDS encoding CbiX/SirB N-terminal domain-containing protein, with protein sequence MTAPALVLLAHGSTSNKVAEVAHAMRVGLQTARPEVSVHACFLDHCPPSGPQVIARIARSRTTEVVFVPMNLASTFGTDPGVDKMVETVSAAHPKLRFAVSRPVGPEASLLSLVDRRLRDALSAAHAYELDGLVLCAEGTHDQRSQSLLSRRARQWSMHHKLPVVTATANGMSRATAAAIGSLRSQGRRHIAVGSLFLAPDETWQHQAEQARSAGAIAVSEPLGAEDELLDIAWGRYAVAAMGLIDFGITDAEAEETAAAESAERHLQVVGA